Proteins encoded in a region of the Suricata suricatta isolate VVHF042 chromosome 10, meerkat_22Aug2017_6uvM2_HiC, whole genome shotgun sequence genome:
- the SAMM50 gene encoding sorting and assembly machinery component 50 homolog, giving the protein MGTVHARSLEPLPANGPDFGALGEEAEFVEVEPEAKQEILENKDVVVQHVHFDGLGRTKDDIIICEIGDVFKAKNLIEAKRQSREVEAHVLAAALFNAPLLLGEDALPNGLDVTFEVTELRRLTGSYNTMVGNNEGSMVLGLKLPNLLGRAEKVTFQFSYGTKETSYGLSFFKPRPGNFERNFSVNVYKVTGQFPWSSLRETDRGVSAEYSFPVWKTSHTVKWDGVWRELGCLSRATSFAVRKESGHSLKSSLSHAMVIDSRNSSILPRRGALLKVNQVPRLGRGESHTGARFLYGTPSFNCGECSRTAGRGVRAASGSPLWNCSPSCRRLRFCPRFYLGGPTSVRGFSMHSVGPQSEGDYLGGEAYWAGGLHLYTPLPFRPGQGGFGELFRTHFFLNAGNLCNLNYGEGPQAHIRKLAECIRWSYGAGIVLRLGNIARLELNYCVPMGVQPGDR; this is encoded by the exons ATGGGGACAGTGCACGCCCGG aGTTTGGAGCCTCTTCCGGCCAATGGACCTGATTTTGGGGCATTAGGAGAAGAAGCTGAGTTTGTTGAAGTTGAACCTGAGGCTAAACAGGAGATTCTGGAGAACAAAGAC GTGGTTGTTCAACACGTTCATTTTGATGGACTCGGAAGAACCAAAGATGACATCATCATATGTGAAATCGGAGACGTTTTTAAAGCGAAAAACCTCATTGAGGCGA agagacagagcagggagg TAGAAGCGCACGTCCTAGCTGCCGCCCTGTTCAATGCTCCCTTGCTCCTAGGTGAGGACGCTCTCCCAAACGGGCTAGACGTCACCTTCGAGGTCACGGAGCTGAGGAGGCTGACGGGCAGCTACAACACCATGGTCGGAAACAACGAGGGCAGCATG GTGCTCGGCCTCAAGCTCCCCAACCTCCTAGGCCGCGCGGAGAAGGTGACCTTTCAGTTTTCCTACGGAACCAAAGAAACGTCGTATGGCCTGTCCTTCTTCAAACCGCGGCCCGGAAACTTCGAAAGAAA TTTCTCCGTGAACGTGTACAAAGTCACCGGCCAGTTCCCCTGGAGCTCGCTGCGGGAGACGGACCGAGGGGTGTCGGCCGAGTACAGC TTCCCCGTCTGGAAGACGAGCCACACGGTCAAGTGGGACGGCGTGTGGCGGGAGCTGGGCTGCCTCTCGCGGGCCACGTCCTTCGCCGTGCGGAAGGAGAGCGGCCACTCACTCAAGTCCTCGCTGTCG CACGCCATGGTCATCGACTCGCGGAACTCCTCCATCTTGCCCAGAAGAGGCGCTCTGCTGAAAGTGAACCAGGTACCGCGACTCGGGAGGGGAGAGTCCCACACGGGGGCACGTTTTCTGTACGGCACGCCTTCCTTTAATTGTGGGGAGTGTTCTAGAACGGCTGGCAGGGGTGTGCGTGCAGCATCAGGGTCCCCGCTCTGGAACTGTTCCCCGTCGTGCA GACGCCTGCGCTTCTGTCCCAGGTTTTACCTCGGAGGGCCGACCAGCGTCCGTGGGTTCAGCATGCACAGCGTTGGGCCGCAGAGTGAAG GAGACTACCTGGGTGGAGAGGCATACTGGGCCGGCGGCCTGCACCTGTACACGCCCTTGCCCTTCCGGCCGGGCCAGGGCGGCTTCGGCGAGCTCTTCCGGACACACTTCTTCCTCAACGCGGGGAACCTCTGCAACCTCAACTACG GGGAGGGCCCCCAGGCTCACATCCGGAAGCTGGCAGAGTGCATCCGCTGGTCCTACGGTGCTGGGATCGTCCTCAGGCTTGGCAACATCGCCCGGCTGGAACTTAATTACTGTGTCCCCATGGGCGTGCAGCCGGGTGACAGGTAG